The segment GGCACCAGCCTCGACCAGGTGATCGCCCAGCGCGCCGGGCACTCGACCAAAGTACCCAGCCTCGTGCTCGGCTGCGAGAAGTCGAACCCCTCGGTCCACAAGAACTACTCGATGCTCTACAGCTCGCACATTTCGTGGAGCTCTCCCACCACGCCCACGCCGCTGGAGCTTTATCCGGCGCTGGCCTTCGACCGGCTGTTCAAAGACGAAGTGCAAAAAGGCGACGAGAGCGTGCTCGACGCGGTGCTGGCCGACGCCCGTGACTTCCGCCGCCGCGTGAGCGCGGCCGACCAGCGGAAGCTGGACGAATATCTCGATTCGGTGCGGGAGGTGGAGCAGCGCATCGAGCAGGCCGGAAAGCAGGGCGAATTGCAAGGCTGGCGGCCGACGTTGGCCGGGCCGAACATGCCGCGGCCCGCCGACGGCATTCCGCAGAACATCGCCGACCACATGCGGTTGATGTGCGACATTCTGGTGCTCGGATTCCAGACCGACACCACTCGCGTGACGACGCTCAAGCTGAACAACGACCACAGCTCGCTGCGTTTTCCGCACCTGGGCGTCGACTACATGATCCACCACTTGCTCTCGCATTCCGACACGGCCGACTGGCTGAAGGTGAACCAGTTCTTCCTGGAACAGGTCGCCTACATCGCCCGCAAGCTGGACGGCATCCAGGAGGGCGAGCGGACCGCGCTCGACAACTCGATGATTCTCTACTGCTCCAGCATGCTGACGGGCAACCACGAGGCGAACCAGTTGCCCGTGGTGCTGCTGGGCCGCGGCGGCGGCAAGATCGATGCTGGCCGAGTGCTCGACTATCTTGGCAAGCCGAACCGCAAGATGTGCAGCCTGTTCCTCTCGCTGCTCGACAAGGCGAGCGTGCATCTTGACCAGTTCGGCGACTCGAACGAGCGGCTGGCGGAGGTGTAACTAGACTGCCCAGAGCGTCGGTCTGCTAATAAAAAACTTTGCGATATACATCCGGATCCGTTTCACATTCCAGACCAAGGGGTTGCGTCAGCGTTCCAGATTTCCAGGCTCATCCGAAACGCATTCGCGCACAATCCCTTCGATCCGAAATGGGAGATTCGCGAAGCCTGGAGGGATCGCTGTTTCACAGTACGAGATGTGATTTCGCTCGACACTACCGGTCTGGATGGGCGGCGCGTCCGGCGTGAGGACTACGGCGGTCCGCTGGCCCTTTTTAAGTTGATCGAATACGCGGAGACCATTCTCGAACAGAAAGCGACCAAACACGATGGACTGGCAAGATCGAATTAGCGTTGACCCGAAAGTGCTGGTGGGCAAGCCCGTAATCAAGGGCACCAGGATCGCCGTCGAGTTCCTGATGGAGTTGCTGGCCGAAGGGTGGTCACATGAGCAAATCCTCAAGAGCTATCCGCACCTGACAGAAGAAGACATTCAGGCGGCGCTGCGCTACGCCACGGAGGCCGTGAAACTGGAACGAGTCTACCCTTTGCCTGTGTGACTCATGGCGGCGTTTCTGGCGGATGAAAACGTGCCACAGGAAGTGGTCGATGCAGCGCGACAAGCGGGCCACGATTTGAAGTGGATCAAGGAGCTGCAGCCCGGTGTTGACGACGATACGGTGCTGCGAACCTCGATGGCGGAAAACCGCGTGTTGTTGACGTTCGATAAGGACTTTGGGGAGATGGCATTTCGCCAGGGAAAGTCAGCAACGTGCGGCGTGATCCTTTTTCGTCCGCGGGTCCATTTTCCCGACTATGTTGCGCGGTTCGTGATCGCGGTGTTAGGGCAGTCCGTGAACTGGGAAGGCCACTTCGCCGTCGCCCAGGAAGGTCGGTTGCGCGTTGTTCCGCTACCTTGACCA is part of the Pirellulales bacterium genome and harbors:
- a CDS encoding DUF1552 domain-containing protein → MTHHFSRRIFLRGVGVSMALPWMESLSVWGDEPAAPVANSGGSDAPVRLAVLFSGNGFHSREWWAKGAGRDMELGQVLAPLADFREKMLFIRGLYNAEALKGNIHSSQTGNLLSGAPLASGGEIRSGTSLDQVIAQRAGHSTKVPSLVLGCEKSNPSVHKNYSMLYSSHISWSSPTTPTPLELYPALAFDRLFKDEVQKGDESVLDAVLADARDFRRRVSAADQRKLDEYLDSVREVEQRIEQAGKQGELQGWRPTLAGPNMPRPADGIPQNIADHMRLMCDILVLGFQTDTTRVTTLKLNNDHSSLRFPHLGVDYMIHHLLSHSDTADWLKVNQFFLEQVAYIARKLDGIQEGERTALDNSMILYCSSMLTGNHEANQLPVVLLGRGGGKIDAGRVLDYLGKPNRKMCSLFLSLLDKASVHLDQFGDSNERLAEV
- a CDS encoding DUF433 domain-containing protein, with translation MDWQDRISVDPKVLVGKPVIKGTRIAVEFLMELLAEGWSHEQILKSYPHLTEEDIQAALRYATEAVKLERVYPLPV
- a CDS encoding DUF5615 family PIN-like protein; this translates as MAAFLADENVPQEVVDAARQAGHDLKWIKELQPGVDDDTVLRTSMAENRVLLTFDKDFGEMAFRQGKSATCGVILFRPRVHFPDYVARFVIAVLGQSVNWEGHFAVAQEGRLRVVPLP